A genomic window from Prunus persica cultivar Lovell chromosome G2, Prunus_persica_NCBIv2, whole genome shotgun sequence includes:
- the LOC109947354 gene encoding uncharacterized protein LOC109947354, with product MPEAFIPESAWFQVMLYVATESSEDLFRMASVCRLFRTLANSPQVWNTISMAKYPDHPIWYRARPAVQHFLQHCRACDNPESIFREAFEGFFRHGKVEALYGMRIAATAGHMEAAYVVGLLGMSGIGQSKEDALQFLCSLNQRNNIDMKGTRDALTGRFRGAFVARHIVDMFDYGKIKFNRCSAYNNNEWYFVIPGWPSEDKINPALWTCCNRCKWHRESIFWFKLMREYVVRGNHVFLH from the coding sequence ATGCCCGAAGCCTTCATCCCGGAGTCCGCTTGGTTTCAAGTCATGTTATACGTGGCAACCGAATCATCGGAAGATCTCTTCCGTATGGCATCTGTGTGCCGATTGTTCCGAACTTTGGCAAACAGTCCACAAGTGTGGAACACCATTTCAATGGCAAAGTACCCAGACCATCCTATATGGTACCGTGCCAGACCTGCGGTCCAGCATTTCTTGCAACATTGCAGGGCTTGCGATAACCCTGAGTCCATTTTTAGAGAAGCATTCGAAGGTTTTTTCAGGCACGGTAAGGTGGAAGCGTTGTATGGGATGCGCATTGCAGCCACGGCAGGCCATATGGAAGCGGCATATGTAGTTGGACTACTTGGTATGTCCGGAATTGGTCAGTCAAAAGAGGATGCATTACaattcttgtgttctttgaaTCAACGTAACAACATTGATATGAAAGGAACCAGGGATGCTTTGACAGGAAGATTTCGCGGAGCATTTGTTGCAAGACATATTGTAGATATGTTTGACTATGGGAAGATTAAGTTCAATCGCTGCAGCGCTTATAACAACAATGAatggtattttgttattcCAGGCTGGCCTAGTGAAGACAAGATAAATCCTGCATTGTGGACTTGTTGCAATCGATGCAAATGGCACCGTGAGagtattttttggttcaaacTGATGCGTGAGTATGTTGTGCGAGGGAATCACGTATTTTTGCATTAG
- the LOC109947355 gene encoding uncharacterized protein LOC109947355, with product MTLEQVQVKSSKGEEAQRQSSEGEEVKRKSSKGEKLQRKKREGKEVKTQRSEEKEVQRNQCEKEDNEVMLLGGDIGESTEGTLLEFTVGDIDLDEPTAVLSQLNVWLNDKGKAVAQGVQLRKRKRIIPMWKIIEGSELVPKTGAQTTGLKMLDPMKAIPHDDLVNLLKLCWEWRQDPNLVMQFGNVEAEIEFFDSLVKADESHSYLL from the exons ATGACACTTGAGCAAGTGCAAGTAAAAAGTAGCAAAGGAGAGGAAGCCCAAAGACAGAgcagtgagggagaggaagtgaaaagaaaaagcagtaaGGGAGAGAAactgcaaaggaaaaaaagggagggcaaggaagtgaaaacacaaagaagtgaggaaaaggaagtgcaaagaaaccaatgtgagaaagaagataatgaagttaTGTTGCTTGGGGGTGACATTGGCGAGAGCACGGAGGGGACACTGCTTGAGTTTACTGTCGGGGACATTGATTTGGATGAACCTACAGCTGTGCTATCTCAGTTGAACGTGTGGTTGAATGATAAAGGTAAAGCTGTGGCACAAGGGGTCCAATTacggaaaaggaagaggatcaTTCCTATGTGGAAGATCATTGAAGGCAGTGAATTGGTTCCAAAAACTGGGGCACAGACAACCGGACTGAAGATGTTAGACCCAATGAAGGCGATTCCGCATGATGATCTGGTGAATTTGCTGAAACTTTGTTGGGAATGGCGCCAGGACCCAAA TTTGGTGATGCAATTTGGCAACGTGGAAGCTGAGATTGAATTCTTCGATTCCCTCGTGAaagctgatg AATCACATTCGTACTTGCTTTGA